Proteins from one Fimbriimonadia bacterium genomic window:
- a CDS encoding Gfo/Idh/MocA family oxidoreductase, with protein MRMTIAIVGCGSFAQDFIPLFQVHPLVSDVLLCDTDQVKLSDTAARHGIERTCQSLEEVLASEVDAVAIFTQNWLHGPQAVQALRAGKHVYSAVPPAITVQEVESLVNAVEETGYVYMLGETSYYYPGTIFCRQQFAKGAFGRVVYCEGEYYHDWDHGLYDVMRTRGGEQWRRFAGSPPMHYPTHSVAPIVSVLGRRMTHVSCQGFEDSESEIYGPDANVWDNRFSNQSALFRMSDGSVCRINEFRRIGHPCVERVSIYGTEGCFQDSVAGAVWTDKHDVTRLDDLLKCASRTPGGTEVSPDSAEPAFRGVSPLHEIARLPKEFVGLPNGHFGSHQFLVDDFVKAVHSGQQPRNDVWQAARYVLPGLVAHESALRGGEMLEIPDFGHQ; from the coding sequence GTGAGGATGACAATCGCTATCGTTGGCTGTGGATCGTTCGCGCAGGACTTCATCCCGCTCTTTCAGGTTCACCCGCTGGTCAGCGACGTTCTGCTGTGCGACACCGACCAGGTTAAGCTGTCCGACACCGCGGCGAGACACGGGATCGAGCGCACTTGCCAATCGCTGGAGGAGGTGTTGGCGTCCGAGGTGGACGCCGTCGCCATCTTCACCCAGAATTGGTTGCACGGGCCGCAAGCCGTACAGGCTCTTCGCGCAGGCAAGCATGTCTACTCGGCCGTACCCCCCGCTATCACAGTGCAGGAGGTCGAGAGCCTCGTCAACGCAGTGGAGGAGACCGGCTACGTCTACATGCTAGGCGAGACCAGCTACTACTATCCAGGTACCATCTTCTGCCGGCAGCAGTTCGCGAAGGGTGCTTTCGGCCGAGTCGTGTACTGCGAAGGGGAATACTATCACGATTGGGACCATGGCCTCTACGATGTCATGCGAACCCGCGGCGGCGAGCAGTGGAGGCGTTTCGCAGGAAGTCCCCCTATGCACTACCCCACCCACTCCGTCGCTCCCATCGTCTCGGTGCTCGGGCGGCGAATGACACACGTTTCCTGCCAGGGCTTCGAGGACAGCGAGAGCGAGATCTATGGTCCCGATGCGAACGTCTGGGACAACCGCTTCTCCAACCAGTCGGCGCTCTTCCGAATGTCCGATGGAAGCGTCTGCCGCATCAACGAATTCCGCCGTATCGGCCATCCGTGCGTCGAACGAGTGTCCATCTATGGTACGGAAGGGTGTTTCCAAGATTCGGTAGCAGGTGCGGTGTGGACGGATAAGCACGATGTCACACGATTGGACGACCTGCTAAAATGTGCGAGCCGCACGCCTGGCGGAACGGAAGTCTCGCCAGACTCGGCTGAACCGGCTTTCCGCGGAGTCTCCCCACTCCACGAGATCGCGCGCCTGCCCAAGGAGTTCGTGGGATTGCCGAACGGGCACTTCGGCTCGCATCAGTTCCTCGTGGACGACTTCGTGAAGGCCGTCCACTCCGGGCAGCAGCCCCGCAACGACGTCTGGCAGGCTGCGCGGTACGTGCTTCCCGGGCTCGTCGCTCACGAGTCGGCCCTTCGCGGCGGGGAGATGCTGGAGATACCCGACTTTGGGCACCAGTAG